In Nocardia sp. NBC_00403, one DNA window encodes the following:
- a CDS encoding GMC family oxidoreductase: MSDNVFDYVIAGGGTAGCVLAARLSEDPDVSVCLLEAGPSDVGDRNILELSEWMYLLDSGYDWDYPVEPQERGNSFLRHARAKVLGGCSSHNSCIAFWPPAEGLDEWAAMGAKGWSAAEVLPYVARVENNDAPGQEHGRSGPVRLRDVPPVDPCGAAVLEAAALVGLPTVEFNRGTTVRNGAGWFQINSDEDNIRMSSSHAYLHPVLDSRPNLFVRTGCWVSEILFDDARNATGVRYQRPDLTGYDTVSARREVIVTAGAIDTPKLLMLSGIGPAEHLREVGVPVLVDAPGVGSNLDDHVEGLVFWEAARPMVTTSTQWWEIGLFATTNETLRLPDVMMHYGSVPFDMNTLRKGYPTTDNGFCLTPNVTQGRSRGTVRLRSRDFRDRPKVDPRYFTDPEGHDERTMLAGVRLARKIAEQTPLRNWIARELAPGPDATTDDELLDYIRATHNTVYHPAATARMGAADDPMAVLDPELRVKGVSRLRVVDASAMPKLPAVNPNITVMTMAEKCADLLRKT, from the coding sequence ATGTCTGACAACGTATTCGACTATGTGATCGCGGGCGGCGGCACCGCGGGATGTGTACTGGCCGCCCGGCTCAGCGAAGATCCGGACGTGTCGGTGTGCCTGCTGGAGGCGGGACCCTCCGACGTCGGCGACCGGAATATCCTCGAGCTCTCGGAGTGGATGTATCTGCTCGATTCCGGGTACGACTGGGACTATCCGGTCGAACCGCAGGAGCGTGGCAACAGCTTTCTGCGCCACGCAAGAGCGAAGGTGCTCGGCGGATGTTCCTCGCACAACTCGTGTATCGCGTTCTGGCCGCCGGCCGAGGGCCTGGACGAATGGGCCGCGATGGGCGCGAAGGGCTGGAGCGCGGCCGAAGTGCTGCCCTATGTCGCGCGGGTGGAGAACAATGACGCGCCGGGCCAGGAGCACGGCCGCAGCGGTCCGGTCCGGTTGCGCGACGTCCCACCCGTCGACCCGTGCGGTGCGGCGGTGCTCGAAGCCGCCGCGCTGGTCGGCTTGCCGACGGTCGAATTCAACCGCGGCACAACGGTGCGCAATGGCGCGGGCTGGTTCCAGATCAATTCCGACGAGGACAACATCAGGATGTCGTCTTCGCACGCCTACCTACACCCGGTGCTCGACTCGCGACCCAATCTCTTTGTGCGCACCGGGTGTTGGGTCAGCGAGATCCTGTTCGACGACGCCCGCAACGCCACCGGTGTGCGGTATCAGCGCCCGGATCTCACCGGGTACGACACGGTGTCGGCCCGGCGCGAGGTGATTGTCACCGCTGGAGCCATCGATACGCCGAAGTTGTTGATGCTGTCCGGGATCGGGCCCGCCGAGCATCTGCGCGAAGTCGGTGTTCCGGTGCTGGTCGACGCTCCCGGTGTCGGTTCGAACCTGGACGACCATGTCGAAGGCCTGGTGTTCTGGGAGGCCGCGCGGCCGATGGTCACCACTTCGACGCAATGGTGGGAGATCGGACTGTTCGCCACCACCAACGAGACCTTGCGGCTGCCGGACGTGATGATGCACTACGGCAGCGTGCCGTTCGACATGAACACCCTGCGCAAGGGCTACCCGACCACCGACAACGGTTTCTGCTTGACACCCAATGTCACGCAGGGCCGTTCCCGCGGCACGGTCCGGCTGCGCAGCCGCGACTTCCGGGACCGCCCCAAGGTCGACCCGAGGTACTTCACCGATCCGGAAGGACACGACGAACGCACCATGCTCGCCGGCGTCCGGCTGGCCCGCAAGATCGCCGAGCAGACACCGCTGCGGAACTGGATCGCCAGGGAACTCGCACCGGGCCCGGACGCCACGACCGACGACGAACTGCTCGACTACATCCGCGCCACGCACAACACCGTCTACCACCCGGCGGCCACCGCGCGGATGGGGGCAGCCGACGATCCGATGGCGGTGCTCGATCCGGAACTGCGGGTGAAGGGCGTGTCCCGATTACGGGTCGTCGACGCCTCCGCGATGCCGAAATTGCCCGCGGTGAACCCCAACATTACTGTCATGACCATGGCAGAGAAATGCGCGGACCTCCTACGGAAAACCTGA
- a CDS encoding APC family permease, translated as MVVKEHSVSDDNGMEDFGYKESLDRSIGKFASFAAGVSYISILTGTFQLFYFGFGTAGPAYLWSWPLVFVGQLAVALCFMELAAKYPVAGSVYNWSKALGSRIVGWSSGWLMLTASIVTLSAVVLALQLNLPRLWSGFQLIGDGSGQYDYATNAVVLGTIMIVFTTAVNALGVRLMSMINSAGVFIELIAAVLIAIILAANWTRGPQVFFSTHGYGAGESGGYLGAFLIASLASGYVMYGFDTASSLGEETVEPRRTAPKAILRAVLASFVIGGAILVFAVMAAPDLDDPQIGSSSGGLQYIVEQVMWGPLGTIFLCCIVVAVTVCSLAVHTAAIRLTFAMARDNALPFGEKLARVHPKTQTPVVPAVLIGVLAALILVINIGQPKIFTVLTSIAIIMIYLAYLMVTGPMLKKRLQGQWPPKDLQAGGYFSMGRWGLIVNIVAVVWGIGMAVNLAWPREAVYGTPWYNTWGAFVYIGAILGAGLLWYWAKGRKSIGTLASHAAVVTKADSDV; from the coding sequence ATGGTAGTCAAGGAACACAGTGTGTCCGATGACAATGGGATGGAGGATTTCGGCTACAAGGAATCCCTCGACCGGAGTATCGGAAAATTCGCCAGCTTCGCGGCAGGCGTCAGCTACATTTCGATTCTCACCGGTACATTCCAGCTGTTCTATTTCGGATTCGGCACCGCAGGTCCCGCCTATCTATGGTCGTGGCCTTTGGTTTTCGTCGGTCAGCTCGCCGTCGCACTGTGTTTCATGGAGCTGGCCGCGAAGTATCCGGTCGCGGGCTCGGTGTACAACTGGTCCAAGGCGCTCGGCAGCAGAATCGTCGGGTGGTCCTCGGGTTGGCTGATGCTGACCGCGTCGATCGTGACACTGTCCGCGGTGGTGCTCGCCCTTCAGTTGAACTTGCCACGATTGTGGAGCGGCTTCCAGCTGATCGGTGACGGCAGCGGTCAATACGACTACGCCACCAATGCCGTGGTGCTCGGCACGATAATGATCGTGTTCACCACCGCCGTCAACGCGCTCGGCGTCCGGCTCATGTCCATGATCAACAGCGCGGGCGTGTTCATCGAACTCATCGCGGCCGTATTGATCGCCATCATTTTGGCGGCCAACTGGACTCGTGGCCCGCAGGTGTTCTTCTCCACGCACGGCTACGGTGCCGGGGAGTCGGGCGGTTACCTGGGTGCGTTCCTGATTGCCTCGCTCGCCTCCGGCTATGTGATGTACGGCTTCGACACCGCGAGCTCGCTCGGTGAGGAGACGGTGGAGCCGCGGCGCACCGCGCCGAAGGCCATCCTGCGCGCGGTTCTCGCCTCGTTCGTGATCGGCGGCGCGATCCTGGTTTTCGCGGTGATGGCGGCTCCCGATCTCGACGACCCGCAGATCGGCAGCTCCAGTGGCGGCCTGCAGTACATCGTCGAACAGGTGATGTGGGGCCCGCTCGGCACCATCTTCCTGTGTTGCATCGTGGTCGCGGTGACGGTGTGTTCGCTGGCCGTGCACACCGCCGCTATCCGGTTGACCTTCGCCATGGCTCGCGACAACGCGCTGCCCTTCGGCGAGAAGCTCGCCCGTGTGCACCCGAAGACCCAGACCCCGGTGGTGCCCGCCGTGCTGATCGGCGTGCTCGCCGCGCTGATCCTGGTGATCAATATCGGCCAGCCGAAGATCTTCACGGTGCTGACCTCGATCGCCATCATCATGATCTACCTGGCCTACCTGATGGTGACGGGGCCGATGCTGAAGAAGCGGCTGCAGGGGCAGTGGCCGCCGAAGGATCTGCAGGCCGGCGGCTACTTTTCGATGGGCCGATGGGGCCTGATCGTCAATATCGTCGCCGTTGTGTGGGGCATCGGGATGGCGGTGAACCTGGCCTGGCCGCGCGAGGCGGTGTACGGCACACCCTGGTACAACACCTGGGGTGCGTTCGTCTACATCGGTGCGATTCTCGGCGCCGGGCTGCTCTGGTACTGGGCGAAGGGCCGCAAGAGCATCGGGACCCTCGCCTCCCATGCGGCAGTGGTGACGAAGGCGGATTCCGATGTCTGA
- a CDS encoding aldehyde dehydrogenase family protein, whose amino-acid sequence MNGEPDLLIDGAWTRASDGGTRQIVNPADGSVVAEVDEATPEDARRAVAAARAAFDDGAWVATPVTERAALLLRIADLLERDKEQLARLETVDTGKTLVESRIDIDDVISVFRYYAGLVEIQADRLIDVGDPTVISRVVREPIGVCVLIAPWNYPLLQMSWKIAPALAAGCTMVAKPSEVTPLSTIAFARLAEEAGVPPGVLNLVQGSGAVLGAALTDNADVDFISFTGGLATGRTISEVAAQHVTKVAVELGGKNPHIVFADADWESSVDQVLTGVFLHSGQVCSAGTRLIIEESIADDFVAELARRAERIRVGDGLDPASETGPLVSEQHRAKVEAYVELGISEGAKLVTGGVGPSDPALAAGSFFLPTIFDNCDRSMRIVQEETFGPILTVERFSTEAEAIRLGNDTEYGLAGGVRTADPARGERMVRALRHGTVWLNDFGYYTAAAEWGGFKKSGNGRELGPTGLAEYQEIKHIWHNTAPKPAEWFKGV is encoded by the coding sequence ATGAACGGTGAACCGGACCTGCTCATCGACGGCGCGTGGACGCGTGCCTCCGATGGCGGCACCAGGCAGATCGTCAACCCGGCCGACGGCTCGGTGGTGGCCGAGGTGGACGAGGCCACACCCGAGGACGCACGCAGAGCGGTGGCGGCTGCGCGCGCCGCCTTCGATGACGGGGCTTGGGTCGCCACACCGGTCACCGAACGCGCGGCGCTGCTGCTGCGGATCGCGGATCTGCTCGAACGCGATAAGGAGCAGCTGGCCCGCCTCGAGACCGTCGACACCGGCAAGACGCTGGTGGAAAGCCGGATCGACATCGACGATGTGATTTCGGTGTTCCGCTATTACGCGGGACTGGTCGAGATCCAGGCCGACCGGCTGATCGACGTCGGCGATCCGACAGTGATCAGCCGCGTGGTTCGCGAGCCGATCGGCGTGTGTGTGCTGATCGCGCCATGGAACTATCCGCTGCTGCAGATGTCGTGGAAGATCGCGCCCGCGCTGGCCGCCGGCTGCACGATGGTCGCCAAACCCAGCGAGGTGACCCCGCTCAGCACCATCGCCTTCGCCCGCCTGGCCGAGGAGGCCGGCGTGCCGCCGGGGGTGCTGAACCTGGTGCAGGGCAGCGGCGCGGTGCTCGGCGCGGCACTGACCGATAACGCGGACGTCGATTTCATCTCGTTCACCGGTGGCCTCGCGACGGGGCGGACGATCTCCGAGGTCGCTGCCCAACACGTCACGAAGGTCGCGGTGGAACTCGGCGGCAAGAACCCGCACATCGTGTTCGCCGACGCCGACTGGGAGAGCTCGGTCGACCAGGTGCTGACCGGGGTGTTCCTGCATTCCGGCCAGGTCTGCTCGGCGGGCACGCGGCTCATCATCGAGGAATCCATCGCCGACGACTTCGTCGCCGAACTGGCCCGCAGGGCCGAGCGGATTCGGGTCGGCGACGGCCTCGATCCGGCCAGCGAGACCGGCCCCCTGGTCTCCGAACAGCATCGAGCAAAGGTGGAAGCCTACGTCGAGCTGGGCATTTCCGAGGGCGCGAAACTGGTGACCGGCGGCGTCGGGCCCAGCGACCCGGCGCTGGCCGCAGGCAGCTTCTTTCTGCCGACCATCTTCGACAACTGTGACCGATCGATGCGGATCGTCCAAGAGGAGACGTTCGGCCCGATCCTTACCGTCGAGCGCTTCAGCACCGAGGCCGAGGCGATTCGGCTCGGCAACGACACCGAGTACGGCCTCGCGGGCGGTGTGCGCACCGCCGACCCGGCGCGCGGCGAGCGCATGGTGCGCGCGCTGCGGCACGGCACGGTCTGGCTCAACGACTTCGGCTATTACACGGCGGCCGCGGAATGGGGCGGGTTCAAGAAGTCCGGCAATGGACGCGAACTCGGCCCGACCGGATTGGCCGAATATCAGGAAATCAAACACATTTGGCACAACACGGCACCGAAGCCGGCGGAGTGGTTCAAGGGCGTCTGA
- a CDS encoding aromatic ring-hydroxylating oxygenase subunit alpha: MPVQTPALIPTLGGKWYVDDSIFAAEQEHLFEKMWFCAVRSADLADPGQFKKVQVGRESVLMVRGRDGALRAFLNICRHRGAMLCTEDEGQVRRNLRCPYHAWTYGLDGKLVAAPNMAALKDAAGEDIDRVAYGLVPVALREWLGYAWVCLADEPPSFETDVIGAVTERLGTATAIDAYDIDTLEVGRRVVYDVAANWKLIVENFMECYHCATIHPELTEVLPEFADGLAAQVFVGHGAEFGPEVEGFTVDGSAGFDRLPGVSAEQDRRYYAITIRPTVFVNLVPDHIIFHRMYPLAADRTLVECDWLYTGDVVAAGRDVSRSVELFHRVNEQDFAACERTQPTMSSRAYRDGGVLVPAEHHIAEFHEWLLARIGDMR, encoded by the coding sequence ATGCCGGTGCAGACCCCGGCGCTGATCCCGACCCTCGGCGGCAAGTGGTACGTCGATGATTCGATCTTCGCGGCCGAGCAGGAACACCTCTTCGAAAAGATGTGGTTCTGCGCGGTCCGATCCGCCGACCTCGCCGATCCCGGCCAATTCAAGAAAGTCCAGGTCGGCAGGGAGAGCGTGCTGATGGTGCGCGGCCGCGACGGTGCGCTGCGCGCCTTCCTCAATATCTGCCGCCACCGCGGCGCGATGCTGTGCACCGAGGACGAGGGGCAGGTGCGCCGCAACCTGCGCTGCCCGTACCACGCTTGGACCTACGGGCTGGACGGCAAGCTCGTCGCCGCACCCAATATGGCCGCACTCAAGGACGCCGCGGGCGAAGACATCGACCGGGTCGCCTACGGCCTGGTGCCGGTCGCGCTGCGGGAATGGCTCGGTTACGCCTGGGTCTGTTTGGCCGACGAGCCGCCGTCGTTCGAGACCGACGTGATCGGTGCGGTCACCGAACGGCTCGGCACCGCGACCGCGATCGATGCCTACGACATCGACACCCTGGAGGTCGGCCGGCGCGTGGTCTACGACGTCGCCGCGAATTGGAAGCTCATCGTCGAGAACTTCATGGAGTGCTACCACTGCGCGACCATCCACCCCGAGCTCACCGAGGTGCTGCCCGAGTTCGCCGACGGCCTGGCCGCTCAGGTCTTCGTCGGCCACGGCGCCGAGTTCGGTCCGGAGGTCGAGGGGTTCACCGTCGACGGTTCGGCCGGGTTCGACCGCCTGCCCGGGGTCAGTGCGGAGCAGGACCGCAGGTATTACGCGATCACGATCCGACCGACTGTCTTCGTCAACTTGGTCCCGGATCACATCATCTTCCATAGGATGTATCCGCTGGCCGCGGACCGGACCCTCGTCGAATGCGACTGGCTCTACACCGGTGACGTTGTTGCCGCAGGTCGCGATGTGTCGCGCTCGGTCGAGCTGTTCCATCGCGTCAATGAACAGGATTTCGCGGCGTGTGAGCGAACCCAGCCCACGATGTCCTCGCGTGCCTACCGGGACGGCGGTGTGCTCGTTCCCGCCGAGCACCACATTGCGGAATTCCACGAGTGGTTGCTCGCCCGCATCGGCGATATGAGGTGA
- the solA gene encoding N-methyl-L-tryptophan oxidase, which yields MATTTDGYDVIVIGLGGMGSAAAYHLAARGQRVLGLEKFTPAHNKGSSHGGSRIIRQSYFEDPAYVPLLLRSYELWEQLAADSEREVFRLTGGLFLGPPDCLTVAGSLRASREWSLPHEVLDAAEIRRRYPNFTPDSGDIAVYEDKAGFARPELTVQAHIDLALRAGATLSFGEEVLGWAETGSGVTVTTARATYRADQLVICPGAWAPELLAQFGIPITIERQVLYWLDPIGGTAAFEDQPIYISENSSGQQIYGFPAIDGPAGGVKTAFFRKGIECTPDTIDRVVHPHEIAEMRDRVADLIPALDGPCVHTATCMYSNTPDQHFVIARHPDTARVTVACGFSGHGFKFVPVVGEILADLAIDAKTAHPITLFDPQRLVTYDNSIA from the coding sequence ATGGCGACTACGACAGACGGTTACGACGTCATCGTTATCGGACTCGGCGGGATGGGCAGCGCCGCCGCCTATCACCTCGCCGCCCGCGGGCAGCGGGTGCTCGGGCTGGAGAAGTTCACACCCGCGCACAACAAGGGCTCGAGCCACGGCGGCTCCAGGATCATCCGGCAGTCCTACTTCGAGGATCCCGCGTACGTGCCGCTGCTGCTGCGTTCGTACGAACTGTGGGAGCAGCTCGCCGCCGACAGCGAGCGCGAGGTCTTCCGCCTGACCGGCGGCCTGTTCCTCGGCCCACCCGACTGCCTGACGGTGGCGGGCAGCTTGCGCGCGAGCCGCGAATGGTCGCTGCCGCACGAAGTGCTCGACGCTGCCGAGATTCGGCGCAGATACCCGAATTTCACCCCGGACTCCGGCGATATCGCGGTCTACGAGGACAAGGCCGGATTCGCGCGCCCGGAGCTGACGGTACAGGCGCACATTGATCTCGCGCTGCGCGCGGGAGCGACGCTCTCGTTCGGTGAGGAGGTGCTCGGCTGGGCGGAGACCGGCTCCGGCGTCACGGTGACGACCGCGCGGGCCACCTACCGCGCCGACCAGCTCGTCATCTGTCCCGGCGCCTGGGCTCCGGAACTGCTGGCGCAGTTCGGCATCCCGATCACCATCGAACGGCAAGTGCTGTACTGGCTCGACCCGATCGGCGGGACCGCCGCCTTCGAAGACCAGCCGATCTATATCAGCGAGAACAGCTCCGGTCAGCAGATCTACGGGTTTCCCGCCATCGACGGACCCGCGGGCGGGGTGAAGACGGCATTCTTCCGCAAGGGCATCGAGTGCACACCAGACACCATCGACCGCGTCGTGCATCCGCACGAGATCGCGGAGATGCGCGACCGTGTCGCCGACCTGATTCCCGCACTGGACGGTCCCTGCGTGCACACCGCGACCTGCATGTACTCCAACACCCCCGACCAGCACTTCGTGATCGCGCGCCATCCCGACACCGCGCGCGTGACCGTCGCGTGCGGTTTCTCCGGCCACGGCTTCAAGTTCGTCCCGGTGGTCGGTGAGATCCTCGCCGACCTGGCTATCGATGCGAAAACCGCACACCCCATCACACTTTTCGACCCGCAAAGGTTGGTGACCTATGACAACAGCATCGCGTAG
- a CDS encoding GcvT family protein: MAHPKVVVIGAGIVGTSLADEITSRGWTDVTVLEKGPLFVTGGSTSHAPGLVFQTNSSKTMTEFARYTTEKFLALDHPDGWAFNPVGGLEVATTPQRWQELHRKAGWAQSWGIEGRLLDPVECAALHPLLDVDRIIGGFHTPTDGLAKALRAAEAQARLATARGAVFRPHQEVLGIVARGGRVAGVETADGVIEADIVICAAGFWGAEVARQVGLVVPLVPMAHQYAKTGRIGALEGRNTEHGEASLPILRHQDQDLYFREHVDRIGIGYYGHKPMPVDMSTLTAVTAGTAMPSMLSFTDEDFAPAWHESMELLPALGDSKVEEGFNGIFSFTPDGFSIMGEHRELAGFWVAEAVWVTHSAGVAKAMAEWIIEGAPQTDVHECDLYRFEEVARSDRFIMETSSQAFVEVYDIIHPHQHRTALRGLRTSPFYARQLQLGAYFFEGGSWERPAWYEANAKLVQRLRDDGVTFPERDEWSSNFWSPISIAEAHWTRQRVAMYDMTPLTRYDIAGPGALELLQRLTTNNLDKSVGSVTYTLLLDENGGIRSDLTVARLAPQQFQVGANGPLDFDWFTRNLPADGSVTLRDITGGTCCIGLWGPEARDLVQPLCSDDLSHQAFKYFRALQTYLGAIPVTMMRVSYVGELGWEIYTTAEYGRALWDLLWSAGQAYDVIAAGRIAFNSLRIEKGYRGWGTDMTTEHLPAAAGVDFAVRMNKPDFVGKAALEKADPPAKILRSIVFDSPTMVVLGKEPVYVRGACAGYITSAAYSATIGRSIAYVWLPAALGPGTVVEVEYLGTRYTAVVHPEPVVDPEMSRIRR, encoded by the coding sequence TTGGCTCACCCGAAAGTTGTCGTCATCGGAGCCGGAATCGTCGGGACATCGCTCGCCGATGAAATAACCTCACGCGGTTGGACCGATGTCACGGTGCTCGAGAAAGGTCCGCTGTTCGTTACCGGCGGATCCACCTCACACGCGCCGGGATTGGTGTTCCAGACGAACTCGTCCAAAACAATGACGGAGTTTGCGCGATACACGACCGAAAAGTTTTTGGCGCTCGATCATCCGGACGGCTGGGCGTTCAACCCGGTCGGCGGACTCGAAGTGGCCACCACCCCACAGCGCTGGCAGGAACTACACCGTAAAGCCGGTTGGGCGCAGTCCTGGGGAATCGAAGGTCGCCTACTCGACCCTGTCGAGTGCGCCGCGCTGCATCCACTGCTCGATGTCGACCGAATCATCGGCGGATTCCACACTCCGACAGACGGTTTGGCGAAAGCGCTGCGTGCCGCGGAGGCGCAGGCGCGACTCGCGACAGCCCGCGGCGCGGTATTCCGACCGCACCAGGAAGTACTCGGCATCGTGGCACGTGGCGGCCGGGTGGCCGGGGTGGAAACCGCCGACGGTGTCATCGAAGCCGACATTGTCATCTGCGCGGCCGGATTCTGGGGCGCCGAAGTGGCCCGACAGGTCGGCCTCGTGGTGCCGCTGGTTCCGATGGCGCACCAATACGCCAAGACCGGTCGGATCGGCGCACTCGAGGGCCGCAACACCGAACACGGTGAGGCGAGTCTGCCGATCCTGCGGCATCAGGACCAGGACCTCTACTTCCGTGAGCACGTGGATCGGATCGGCATCGGCTACTACGGGCACAAGCCCATGCCGGTGGACATGTCCACGCTGACTGCCGTGACGGCGGGCACGGCGATGCCTTCCATGCTGTCGTTCACCGACGAGGACTTCGCGCCGGCATGGCACGAATCCATGGAACTGCTTCCCGCGCTGGGTGATTCGAAGGTAGAGGAGGGTTTCAACGGGATCTTCTCCTTCACCCCCGACGGCTTCTCGATCATGGGCGAGCATCGGGAACTGGCCGGTTTCTGGGTCGCCGAGGCCGTGTGGGTCACCCACTCCGCGGGCGTGGCCAAGGCGATGGCCGAGTGGATCATCGAAGGCGCACCGCAGACCGACGTGCACGAGTGCGACCTGTACCGCTTCGAGGAGGTGGCCCGCAGCGACCGCTTCATCATGGAGACGAGTTCACAGGCGTTCGTCGAGGTGTACGACATCATCCATCCACACCAGCATCGAACCGCGCTGCGCGGACTGCGGACCAGCCCGTTCTATGCCCGTCAACTGCAACTCGGCGCCTACTTCTTCGAGGGCGGCAGCTGGGAGCGCCCCGCCTGGTACGAGGCCAATGCCAAACTGGTGCAGCGCCTTCGCGACGACGGCGTGACCTTCCCCGAGCGTGACGAGTGGTCGAGCAATTTCTGGTCGCCGATCTCCATCGCGGAAGCCCACTGGACCAGGCAGCGGGTGGCGATGTACGACATGACGCCGCTGACCCGCTACGACATCGCGGGCCCCGGCGCGCTGGAACTGTTGCAGCGGCTCACGACGAACAATCTGGACAAGAGCGTCGGCTCGGTCACCTACACGCTGCTGCTCGACGAGAACGGCGGCATCCGCAGCGACCTCACGGTGGCCAGGCTCGCGCCGCAGCAATTCCAGGTCGGCGCGAACGGACCGCTCGATTTCGACTGGTTCACGCGCAATCTGCCCGCCGACGGGTCGGTGACGCTTCGTGACATCACCGGTGGCACCTGTTGTATCGGATTGTGGGGTCCGGAAGCGCGAGATCTGGTGCAGCCCTTGTGCTCCGACGATCTCTCCCATCAGGCCTTCAAGTACTTCCGTGCGTTGCAGACCTATCTCGGCGCCATACCCGTCACGATGATGCGCGTCTCCTACGTCGGCGAGCTCGGCTGGGAGATCTACACCACCGCCGAATACGGAAGGGCCCTCTGGGATCTGCTGTGGTCGGCCGGGCAGGCATACGACGTGATCGCGGCAGGCCGGATCGCGTTCAACAGCCTGCGCATCGAAAAGGGCTACCGCGGTTGGGGAACCGATATGACCACCGAACATCTGCCCGCCGCCGCGGGGGTCGATTTCGCGGTGCGTATGAACAAGCCCGATTTCGTCGGCAAAGCCGCCCTCGAGAAGGCGGACCCACCGGCGAAGATCCTGCGCAGCATCGTATTCGACAGTCCCACGATGGTCGTGCTCGGCAAAGAGCCGGTCTATGTGCGCGGCGCATGCGCGGGCTACATCACCAGCGCGGCCTATTCCGCCACGATCGGCCGCAGCATCGCCTACGTGTGGCTGCCCGCGGCCCTCGGCCCCGGCACCGTGGTCGAGGTCGAGTATCTCGGCACCCGCTACACCGCCGTCGTGCACCCCGAGCCGGTGGTCGACCCCGAAATGTCCCGGATCAGGAGGTAG
- a CDS encoding bifunctional 3-phenylpropionate/cinnamic acid dioxygenase ferredoxin subunit produces the protein MESTVQRPATSTTDLFVAHLTDLPVGEVATVQPDGDTPIAVFHTEDGFFAIDDTCTHQDASLADGWVENCTVECPLHESCFDLRTGAVSGPPAKIPVRTYAVRVVDGDVMVAAVPS, from the coding sequence ATGGAATCGACTGTGCAGCGACCGGCGACATCCACGACGGACCTGTTCGTCGCGCATCTGACAGACCTGCCGGTCGGCGAAGTCGCGACAGTGCAACCGGACGGCGACACCCCGATCGCCGTATTCCACACGGAGGACGGCTTTTTCGCGATCGATGACACCTGCACCCACCAGGACGCCTCACTGGCGGACGGCTGGGTGGAGAACTGCACGGTCGAATGCCCGCTGCACGAATCCTGCTTCGACCTACGCACCGGCGCGGTGTCCGGGCCACCGGCGAAGATCCCCGTCCGCACCTATGCGGTGCGCGTGGTCGACGGCGATGTCATGGTCGCCGCGGTGCCGTCATGA
- a CDS encoding NAD(P)/FAD-dependent oxidoreductase, which translates to MSSAGSVVVVGASLAGFSLVNALREHGHDGSITVVGDEPHLPYDRPPLSKEFLREDVDLALGDESTTGARWLLGRRAVGIGMTAAGPGVTLDDGTRLAGDSLVLATGARARALPGVGALRGVHTLRTVDDAHAIRRSLRAARTLTVVGAGLIGSEIASTAAAMGIAVTIVELCHDPLTAVFGPHIGPLCASLHNANGVRLLTGVAVDRFLGDEHVNAVQLTDGTVLSADAVVIGIGAVPNTEWAADSDVQIDNGFVTDSQCRTSIPGVYAIGDCARSYDETSGAHHRSEHWTNATVQARIAAAAILGAPQRPPAAPYFWSRQYGRMLQFAGACRPTDEVRFVDGDPSTRSLTALYERDGAPVAVFAIDNPRLFTRYRKQIERLTPIPTP; encoded by the coding sequence GTGAGCAGCGCGGGCTCGGTGGTGGTCGTCGGCGCGTCGCTGGCGGGGTTCTCCCTGGTGAACGCCCTGCGCGAGCACGGCCACGACGGCAGCATCACGGTCGTCGGCGACGAACCGCATCTGCCTTACGATCGGCCGCCGCTGTCCAAGGAGTTTCTCCGCGAGGATGTCGACCTGGCGTTGGGCGACGAATCCACGACCGGCGCACGCTGGCTGCTCGGGCGGCGCGCGGTCGGGATCGGCATGACCGCGGCCGGGCCCGGAGTCACGCTCGACGACGGCACCCGGCTCGCCGGAGACTCGCTCGTACTCGCCACCGGCGCACGCGCCCGAGCCCTTCCCGGCGTCGGGGCGCTGCGGGGCGTGCACACCTTGCGCACGGTCGACGACGCGCACGCGATCCGCCGTTCGCTGCGCGCCGCGCGCACGTTGACCGTTGTCGGCGCCGGTCTGATCGGCTCCGAAATCGCTTCCACCGCAGCCGCTATGGGCATTGCGGTCACCATTGTCGAGTTGTGCCACGATCCGCTCACCGCGGTATTCGGTCCACATATCGGACCATTGTGCGCATCCTTGCACAACGCGAACGGCGTCCGATTACTGACCGGTGTCGCTGTCGACCGATTCCTCGGCGACGAACACGTGAATGCGGTGCAATTGACCGATGGAACCGTACTGTCGGCCGATGCCGTGGTGATCGGAATCGGCGCCGTGCCCAACACCGAATGGGCCGCGGACTCGGATGTGCAGATCGACAATGGTTTCGTCACCGATTCGCAATGCCGTACTTCGATACCCGGCGTGTACGCCATCGGCGACTGCGCCCGCAGCTACGACGAAACATCCGGCGCTCATCACCGTTCCGAGCACTGGACCAATGCGACGGTTCAGGCGCGTATTGCGGCGGCGGCGATTCTCGGCGCACCGCAACGCCCTCCCGCCGCGCCGTATTTCTGGTCGCGGCAGTATGGACGAATGCTGCAGTTCGCGGGTGCTTGCCGACCGACCGACGAGGTCCGCTTCGTCGACGGCGACCCGTCGACCCGGTCGCTGACCGCCCTCTACGAGCGCGATGGCGCGCCGGTGGCGGTGTTCGCCATCGATAACCCTCGCCTGTTCACCAGATACCGCAAGCAGATCGAGCGGCTCACCCCGATCCCAACTCCGTAG